From the Thamnophis elegans isolate rThaEle1 chromosome 11, rThaEle1.pri, whole genome shotgun sequence genome, one window contains:
- the LOC116515093 gene encoding quinone oxidoreductase-like protein 2, protein MGSGGLWLRWCLAARSASRLASPRKNIFGSKSWDPVSPGNIVFLQFQRTYRAVLCTELKKPLVVRDVPSALLQSHEVRIHVRCCGINFADILACQGLYQHQHPLPFIPGMEYSGDVVETGKAVTNFKEGDCVIGVTDGKALAEECIANPKLLWKIPQGVSYEQAAALPASYGTAILALKYRAQTQLGETVLVTAAAGATGLAVVDVAANVLKAKVIAAAGSDSKCHLAIQKGALESVNYNEASLKEEVKKLTANKGVDVVIDTVGGDIFKQALHSLAFEGRIVVVGFAGGTIPSIPANILLLKNISALGLFWGRYRDEKFPVFSSTISSALSYYQEGQIQPHIGGVFKLEEVNEAFAHVIQRKST, encoded by the exons ATGGGGAGCGGAGGCTTGTGGCTGCGTTGGTGCCTGGCCGCTAGAAGCGCTTCCCGGTTGGCGAGCCCAAG GAAGAATATTTTTGGCTCTAAATCATGGGACCCCGTTTCTCCAGGCAACATTGTCTTCCTGCAGTTCCAGAGGACCTATCGAGCCGTACTGTGCACTGAACTGAAAAAGCCATTGGTCGTCAGGGACGTCCCATCTGCTTTGCTTCAGTCGCACGAG GTCAGAATTCATGTCCGTTGCTGTGGAATCAATTTTGCGGACATACTGGCCTGCCAGGGTCTTTACCAACATCAGCATCCCCTCCCATTCATCCCAG GAATGGAATACTCAGGAGATGTGGTGGAGACTGGGAAAGCTGTCACCAACTTCAAAGAG GGGGACTGTGTCATTGGTGTGACTGATGGAAAAGCTCTGGCCGAAGAGTGCATTGCAAATCCAAAG CTGCTTTGGAAAATCCCCCAAGGAGTATCTTATGAACAAGCTGCAGCACTGCCTGCTTCATATGGGACAGCCATCTTGGCCTTGAAATATAGAGCACAAACACAGCTAGG agaaaCTGTTTTGGTGACTGCAGCTGCTGGTGCTACAGGGCTGGCAGTAGTAGATGTTGCAGCAAATGTCCTTAAAGCAAAG GTGATAGCAGCAGCAGGAAGTGATAGTAAATGCCATCTGGCTATCCAGAAAGGAGCTCTCGAGAGTGTGAATTACAACGAGGCTAGTCTGAAAGAAGAAGTGAAGAAGCTAACAGCAAACAAGGGAGTTGATGTGGTTATTGACACCGTTGGTGGAGACATCTTCAAGCAGGCATTGCATAG TCTGGCTTTTGAAGGCAGAATTGTGGTGGTTGGTTTTGCTGGAGGAACGATACCGTCCATTCCAGCCAACATATTGCTTCTGAAAAACATCTCTGCTCTGGGACTATTCTGGGGCCGGTACCGGGATGAAAAGTTCCCAGTCTTCTCCTCAACCATTTCTTCAGCCCTTTCGTATTACCAAGAGGGTCAAATCCAGCCTCACATAGGAGGAGTGTTCAAACTAGAGGAG GTAAACGAAGCCTTTGCACATGTGATTCAACGTAAATCTACATGA